Below is a window of Clostridiales bacterium DNA.
CCCGCGTTGACGAAGCGGTTCATCAGGAAGCGGGTGATCAGGATGGCGGAGAGCATGGATACGATAACGCCCAGCAGCAGCGTCCGGGCGAAGCCCTGGATGGAGCCGGTGCCGAAGATCAGCAGCACGATGGCGGCGATCAGGGTGGTGACGTTCGCGTCCAGCACGGCGGACATGGCGTTCTTGAAGCCGGCCTTCACGGCAGCCTTCGCGGAGCGGCCCTTCCGGGCTTCCTCGTTGAAACGCTCGAAGATGATGACGTTGGCGTCAACGGCCATACCGATGCCGAGTACCACGCCGGCCAGGCCCGGGAGGGTCAGCTGGATCTTGAACAGGGCAATCAGGAAGAACAGCACGATGATGTAGATGCACAGGGCCCAGGAGGCGATCACGCCGTTGAGCCGGTAGCGGAGGATCATCAGCAGCATGATCAGCAGGATGCCGATGAACGCGGCGGTAACGGAGGTGGACACCGCATCCTGGCCGAGCGTGGCGGACACCTTGTCCACCTTCTGCTGGGTCAGTTCCAGGGGCAGGGCGCCGGACTGGATCTTCGCGGCGGTGTTCATGGCCTCTTCAGGCGTGTAGTTGCCGGAGATCTGGCCGTTTCCGTCGGGAATCGCCGACTGGACGGTGGCGTTGACCAGGGTCACACCGTCAAGCTCGATGATGAGGTTTTTGCCGATGTTGGCGGCGGTCATTTCGCCGAAGATCTTCGCGCCTTCATCCGTCAGGGAGAAGGAGATAACCGGCTTGCCGTCTTCGTCATACACGGCGCGCGCGCTCTTGACCTTATCGCCGGTCATGAACTCGTTGCCTTCGGGATCCAGGAACCGCATCTTGGCGGCGGCGCCGATCAGGTCCAGGACGGAATCGTCCTGCACGCCGGGAACCTCCACGCGGATGCCGTCCGTGCCGATGCGCTGGACGTTGGCTTCGGTGAAGCCGCGGTCGGTCAGGCGGGCCCGGATGATGCTCATGGAGCCTTCAACCAGGTCGTCAAAATTGGCTTCGCTGCCTTCAGGCGCGGCGCCGGAGTATTCCACATACATACCGCCCCGCAGGTCCAAACCCAGGGACAGGGATTCGGGCCATTTTTCCGAATCGGCGGTGGGCAGCCAGGAGCGTACCTTGTACAGTCCCCTGGGGGGAATCGCAAGCCCCGTAAACCCGATCACGCCGATAAGGATCGTGAGTACGAGCACGACACACAGCGCAGCGACAGCGCTTTTTTTACTGCCGGTACGCTTATTACCAGATTTCATGTCGATCGTATCCTCCTTCGAAACACAGATGAAGTAATTATAGCCTTCCGCCCTTTTTTCGTCAATACTTCATGCGCAAACGAAAGGCATAAAAAAACCGCGCGGAAACGGACTCCGCGCGGGGTAAAACACAATCCGGCTTCTCAGTTGAGATACATGCCGGGGAAGATCATATTCACGCCGATCACCCGGGCGCCGAAGTCGTTCATCAGGCGCTGCTGGGGGATACTGCGGCTCATGGTGCGGGCGGTCACCCGGGTGACGCCTTCCGCCGCCATGATGGCCAGCGACCGGTGGAGCAGGGCTTTGCCCATGCCCTGGCCGCGGCTGGACGGCTCGATGTAGATGGCCGCGAGCTCCGCGTCCTGTCCCTGGCCGGCCAGGATTGCCTCGCCGATCAGCACGGCGTTGCGGTACAGCCCGAGCGTCAGGAAGCGGGGCATGCGCATCATTGAGTTGAGGTAGTTCATGTCGATGAAGGAAATATCGTTCATCTGGAGGCGGTAGATCAGGCTGTTCTGCTCGTCCCAGGTGTGCAGCGGCGTCATCGCGACGGTGCAGCTCATGGGGATCCGCCCGTCCCCGTAGGGGATGGACAGCTCGACCACCTGGTCCGTCTCGTCGCAGTCGAACCCGTTGTGCAGGTAGAAGTCCTTCAGCTGGGTGTCATCCGGCGCAATACCGGTGTACAGGCGGGCGCGGAGCTGCGGATTCACGTTCTGCAGCACCCGGGCGCGGGCTACCAGCGCGCCGAACAGCAGGTACCGGGCGGAAGGATCCCCGGCAATGGAAAAATACATGTTCACAGGGCAGTCCGGATACAGCCCGGGCTGCTGCTGGTACAGGATAAAGCCATAGCCGGCCTGCGCGCCGAGATCATCTATGGCGTAGAACACGTCTTCCGGGTTCAGCCCGTTCACGGGCGCCTGGGGATGCACAATCATCATGGCGGGGAAAGTCCTTTCCTGGCACGGTCGGTACCGGTTCAAAAAGCGGATTACATTATAGCGGCTTTCCGGACGGTTGTCAAAATACTTGCCACGCGCGGGAAATACGCATATAATAGATATATTCCACCGGTGCAGAAGGAGGCACTTTGCAATGGCGCAGAATCCGGTATTTACCATCACGATGCGTAACGGCCGCGTGATGAAAGGCGAGCTGTATCCCGAAACGGCGCCCCAGTCCGTGGGGAACTTCGTTGCGCTGGCGAACAGCGGCTTCTATGACGGCCTGATTTTCCACCGGGTGATTCCCGGCTTTATGATCCAGGGCGGCGATCCCAAGGGAATGGGCTTCGGCGGCCCCGGGTACTGCATCAAGGGTGAGTTCGCCGCCAACGGCGTGCCGAACCCCGTGAAGCACACCTACGGCGTGCTGAGCATGGCGCGGAGCATGGCGCCGGATTCCGCGGGCAGCCAGTTCTTCATCATGACCAGCGACAGCCCGCATCTCGACGGGCAGTACGCCGCCTTCGGCAAGGTGCTGGAGGGAATGGACGTGGCGGAGGATATCGTCAACAC
It encodes the following:
- the secD gene encoding protein translocase subunit SecD, coding for MKSGNKRTGSKKSAVAALCVVLVLTILIGVIGFTGLAIPPRGLYKVRSWLPTADSEKWPESLSLGLDLRGGMYVEYSGAAPEGSEANFDDLVEGSMSIIRARLTDRGFTEANVQRIGTDGIRVEVPGVQDDSVLDLIGAAAKMRFLDPEGNEFMTGDKVKSARAVYDEDGKPVISFSLTDEGAKIFGEMTAANIGKNLIIELDGVTLVNATVQSAIPDGNGQISGNYTPEEAMNTAAKIQSGALPLELTQQKVDKVSATLGQDAVSTSVTAAFIGILLIMLLMILRYRLNGVIASWALCIYIIVLFFLIALFKIQLTLPGLAGVVLGIGMAVDANVIIFERFNEEARKGRSAKAAVKAGFKNAMSAVLDANVTTLIAAIVLLIFGTGSIQGFARTLLLGVIVSMLSAILITRFLMNRFVNAGFTGINLYTKVNAEKEGEQ
- a CDS encoding GNAT family N-acetyltransferase — its product is MMIVHPQAPVNGLNPEDVFYAIDDLGAQAGYGFILYQQQPGLYPDCPVNMYFSIAGDPSARYLLFGALVARARVLQNVNPQLRARLYTGIAPDDTQLKDFYLHNGFDCDETDQVVELSIPYGDGRIPMSCTVAMTPLHTWDEQNSLIYRLQMNDISFIDMNYLNSMMRMPRFLTLGLYRNAVLIGEAILAGQGQDAELAAIYIEPSSRGQGMGKALLHRSLAIMAAEGVTRVTARTMSRSIPQQRLMNDFGARVIGVNMIFPGMYLN
- a CDS encoding peptidylprolyl isomerase gives rise to the protein MAQNPVFTITMRNGRVMKGELYPETAPQSVGNFVALANSGFYDGLIFHRVIPGFMIQGGDPKGMGFGGPGYCIKGEFAANGVPNPVKHTYGVLSMARSMAPDSAGSQFFIMTSDSPHLDGQYAAFGKVLEGMDVAEDIVNTPRDRSDKPLEPQEMASIRVDTFGQVYPFDQM